A genomic region of Micromonospora sp. NBC_01796 contains the following coding sequences:
- a CDS encoding glycoside hydrolase family 9 protein has product MLPSIAPAWPNGQLARPTGRVRPGRWYRRFATFGLLTVTAAALLYAGPTSPPAAAAPGPVVAAPAYNYAEALQKSLFFYEAQQSGTLPDWNRVSWRGDSALTDGTDAGLDLTGGWYDAGDHVKFGFPMAFSATMLAWGAVEYRAGYTASGQLPHLLNNLRFVNDYFIKAHPSPNVLYGQVGKGDDDHKWWGPAEVMPMARPAYKIDASCGGADLAGETAAAMAASSMVFRPTDPTYADRLVSHARQLYTFADTVRRAYHECITDVTSFYRSWSGYQDELVWGAIWLHRATGEAAYLAKAEAEYDRLGTEPQSTTRLYKWTVAWDNKQFGTYVLLANLTGRQKYVDDANRWLDYWTVGVNGEKVRTSPGGMAVLDTWGALRYAANTAFAALVYADRTTDTTRKTRYHDFAVKQINYALGDNPRNSSYLIGFGTNSPRNPHHRTAHGSWWDSQTVPVETRHVLYGALVGGPSAPNDAYTDSRGDYVMNEVATDYNAGFTSALVRLYSEYGGTPLSAFPQPETPDIDELTVETTMMQNETRSTGIKAVVYNKSAFPARALKAATFRYYFRREGTSAIEVTSGYTQGCPAPTTARQASGDLWYVEVNCAGYTIAPAGQSAHRMEVQFKIGVPEGGTWNSANDPSYQTAVGPNPNVPLYEGGVRVWGTEPGPTTPDTTAPTVPGTPVASAVTATGVTLTWNPSTDTGGSGLAGYDVYREAGTTDVLVGSPVAASLAVTGLTPATAYQFYVVARDGAGNRSAGSTPVAVTTGSGGGDTTPPGTPGTPVASAVTATGLTLTWAASSGGDLAGYRVYREAGATDVLVGSPVAATLGVTGLTPATAYQFYVVGVDLAGNVSAASAPVGVTTLPSAPAGACAVTYSTNDWSNGFTGSVTVRNTGSSTLNGWSLVFAYTAGQRVTQAWSATVTQTGTSVTATNLSYNGTLAPGASTTFGFNATHTGTNPRPATFTLNGSPCTLT; this is encoded by the coding sequence GTGCTGCCCAGCATCGCGCCGGCCTGGCCAAATGGTCAACTTGCCCGGCCCACCGGTAGGGTCCGGCCCGGACGGTGGTACCGAAGATTCGCCACTTTCGGCTTACTCACGGTAACCGCAGCGGCCCTCCTGTACGCGGGCCCGACCAGTCCACCGGCCGCCGCGGCTCCCGGTCCCGTGGTTGCCGCGCCCGCGTACAACTACGCCGAGGCGTTGCAGAAGTCGCTGTTCTTCTACGAGGCCCAGCAGAGCGGCACCCTGCCCGACTGGAACCGGGTCTCCTGGCGCGGCGACTCCGCCCTCACCGACGGCACCGACGCCGGCCTGGACCTCACCGGCGGCTGGTACGACGCCGGCGACCACGTCAAGTTCGGCTTCCCGATGGCGTTCAGCGCCACCATGCTCGCCTGGGGTGCGGTCGAGTACCGGGCGGGTTACACCGCCTCCGGGCAACTCCCGCACCTGCTGAACAACCTGCGCTTCGTCAACGACTACTTCATCAAGGCGCACCCGTCCCCGAATGTCCTCTATGGACAGGTCGGCAAGGGCGACGACGACCACAAGTGGTGGGGACCGGCCGAGGTGATGCCGATGGCGCGGCCCGCGTACAAGATTGACGCGAGCTGTGGCGGGGCGGACCTGGCGGGGGAGACGGCCGCCGCGATGGCCGCCTCCTCGATGGTGTTCCGCCCCACCGACCCGACCTACGCCGACCGGCTGGTCAGCCACGCCCGCCAGCTCTACACCTTCGCCGACACCGTCCGCCGCGCCTACCACGAGTGCATCACCGACGTGACCAGCTTCTACCGCTCCTGGAGCGGTTACCAGGACGAACTGGTCTGGGGCGCGATCTGGCTGCACCGGGCCACCGGCGAGGCCGCCTACCTGGCCAAGGCCGAAGCCGAGTACGACCGCCTCGGCACCGAACCCCAGTCCACCACCCGGCTCTACAAGTGGACCGTGGCCTGGGACAACAAACAGTTCGGCACGTACGTCCTGCTGGCCAACCTGACCGGCCGGCAGAAGTACGTCGACGACGCCAACCGGTGGCTCGACTACTGGACCGTCGGCGTCAACGGCGAGAAGGTGCGCACCTCACCCGGCGGGATGGCCGTCCTCGACACCTGGGGGGCGTTGCGCTACGCGGCCAACACCGCCTTCGCTGCCCTGGTCTACGCCGACCGGACCACCGACACCACCCGCAAGACGCGCTACCACGACTTCGCGGTCAAGCAGATCAACTACGCCCTCGGTGACAACCCGCGCAACTCCAGCTACCTGATCGGCTTCGGCACCAACTCGCCCCGCAACCCGCACCATCGCACCGCGCACGGCTCCTGGTGGGACAGCCAGACCGTACCGGTCGAGACCCGGCACGTGCTCTACGGCGCCCTCGTCGGGGGCCCGTCCGCGCCGAACGACGCGTACACCGACAGCCGGGGCGACTACGTGATGAACGAGGTCGCCACCGACTACAACGCCGGCTTCACGTCCGCGCTGGTCCGGCTCTATTCCGAGTACGGCGGCACCCCGCTTTCCGCCTTCCCGCAGCCCGAGACGCCGGACATCGACGAGCTGACCGTGGAAACCACGATGATGCAGAACGAGACCCGGTCGACCGGCATCAAGGCCGTCGTCTACAACAAGTCGGCCTTCCCCGCCCGTGCCCTCAAGGCCGCCACCTTCCGCTACTACTTCCGCCGCGAGGGCACCAGTGCGATCGAGGTGACCAGCGGATACACCCAGGGGTGCCCGGCACCGACCACCGCCCGCCAGGCCTCCGGCGACCTCTGGTACGTCGAGGTCAACTGCGCCGGGTACACGATCGCCCCGGCCGGACAGTCGGCGCACCGGATGGAGGTCCAGTTCAAGATCGGCGTACCGGAGGGCGGAACCTGGAACTCGGCCAACGACCCGTCGTACCAGACCGCCGTCGGGCCGAACCCGAACGTGCCGCTCTACGAGGGCGGCGTACGGGTCTGGGGCACCGAGCCCGGCCCGACCACCCCGGACACCACCGCGCCGACCGTGCCCGGCACCCCGGTCGCGTCGGCCGTGACCGCCACCGGAGTGACGCTGACCTGGAACCCGTCCACCGACACCGGCGGCAGCGGCCTGGCCGGTTACGACGTGTACCGGGAGGCGGGGACGACCGACGTGCTGGTCGGGTCACCGGTCGCCGCGTCGCTGGCGGTGACCGGGTTGACCCCGGCGACCGCGTACCAGTTCTACGTGGTGGCCCGCGACGGTGCCGGGAACCGGTCGGCCGGCTCCACCCCGGTCGCGGTCACCACCGGAAGCGGGGGCGGTGACACCACCCCACCCGGTACGCCGGGCACCCCGGTCGCCTCGGCGGTCACCGCCACCGGCCTCACCCTCACCTGGGCCGCATCCTCGGGCGGGGACCTCGCCGGCTACCGGGTGTACCGGGAGGCGGGGGCGACGGATGTGCTGGTCGGGTCACCGGTCGCGGCGACGCTCGGGGTGACCGGGTTGACGCCGGCTACGGCGTACCAGTTCTACGTGGTCGGGGTGGACCTGGCCGGCAACGTCTCGGCCGCGTCGGCACCGGTCGGCGTGACCACCCTGCCGAGTGCTCCGGCCGGGGCGTGCGCGGTCACCTACTCCACCAACGACTGGAGCAACGGCTTTACCGGCAGCGTCACCGTACGCAACACCGGCAGCAGCACGCTCAACGGCTGGTCGCTGGTGTTCGCGTACACCGCCGGCCAGCGGGTCACCCAGGCATGGTCGGCCACCGTCACCCAGACCGGCACCTCGGTGACCGCGACCAACCTCTCCTACAACGGCACCCTGGCGCCGGGCGCGTCGACCACCTTCGGCTTCAACGCCACCCACACCGGCACCAACCCCCGCCCCGCCACCTTCACCCTCAACGGCTCCCCCTGCACCCTCACCTGA
- a CDS encoding aldehyde dehydrogenase family protein has product MALRLADGTGWQQTLARAVATTPEAFDPATSDVVTLRNLIQGAWQSVGTPTPVRTPIDNTVLVNLSRLSAVSAQAAVAFAADEHRDWAILPLSDRKVRVTEALDELTVHRDLLALLLVWEIGKPWRLACADVDRALDGVRWYVNEIDRMLADGREPLPGPVSNIASWNYPMSVLVHAELVQLLAGNAVIAKTPSQGGAVCLTVAHALMRRAGLPATLLSGGGEELSEVLVRAPEIGAVAFVGGRSNGGKVAAALLDSDKRHFIEQEGLNAWGIWEFSQWDMLAKHLKKGFEYGKQRCTAYPRFVVQRDLVDRFLDMYLPVVRSVRFGHPLAVGDDWVDGDALPELDFGPLISGAKADELRRKVEEAVRGGAIPLYRGRLDGAPFLDGQDTSAYVAPSVLLAPPGRSRLMHAEPFGPVDTIVVVDTEDELLAAMNASNGALVASLACDNEDEAAKLAVDLQAFKVGINKPRSRGDRDEPFGGRGASWKGAFVGGDLLVHAVTQGGGSDQRLYGNFPDYNSYPAT; this is encoded by the coding sequence ATGGCACTACGCCTCGCCGACGGCACCGGATGGCAGCAGACCCTCGCCCGCGCGGTCGCCACCACCCCCGAAGCGTTCGACCCCGCCACGTCCGACGTCGTCACCCTGCGCAACCTGATCCAGGGTGCCTGGCAGTCCGTCGGCACCCCGACCCCGGTGCGTACCCCGATCGACAACACCGTGCTGGTCAACCTGTCCCGGCTGAGCGCCGTCTCGGCCCAGGCCGCCGTCGCCTTCGCCGCCGACGAACACCGCGACTGGGCGATCCTGCCGCTGTCCGACCGGAAGGTCCGGGTCACCGAGGCACTGGACGAGCTGACCGTCCACCGTGACCTGCTGGCCCTGCTGCTGGTCTGGGAGATCGGCAAGCCATGGCGGCTGGCCTGCGCCGACGTCGACCGGGCACTCGACGGAGTCCGGTGGTACGTCAACGAGATCGACCGGATGCTCGCCGACGGTCGGGAGCCGCTCCCCGGCCCGGTCAGCAACATCGCGAGCTGGAACTACCCGATGAGCGTCCTGGTCCACGCCGAACTGGTGCAGTTGCTCGCCGGCAACGCGGTCATCGCCAAGACCCCGTCCCAGGGCGGCGCGGTCTGCCTGACCGTCGCGCACGCGCTGATGCGCCGGGCCGGTCTGCCCGCCACCCTCCTCTCCGGCGGCGGCGAGGAGCTCTCCGAGGTGCTGGTACGCGCACCCGAGATCGGCGCGGTCGCGTTCGTCGGCGGCCGGTCAAACGGCGGCAAGGTCGCCGCCGCGCTGCTCGACTCCGACAAGCGGCACTTCATCGAGCAGGAGGGGCTGAACGCCTGGGGCATCTGGGAGTTCTCCCAGTGGGACATGCTCGCCAAGCACCTGAAGAAGGGCTTCGAGTACGGCAAGCAGCGCTGTACGGCGTACCCCCGGTTCGTGGTGCAGCGTGACCTGGTCGACCGGTTCCTCGACATGTACCTCCCTGTCGTCCGCTCCGTACGCTTCGGCCACCCGCTCGCCGTCGGTGACGACTGGGTCGACGGCGACGCCCTGCCGGAACTGGACTTCGGCCCGCTGATCAGCGGCGCCAAGGCCGACGAGCTGCGCCGCAAGGTCGAAGAGGCGGTACGCGGCGGCGCGATCCCGCTCTACCGTGGCCGCCTCGACGGGGCACCGTTCCTCGACGGCCAGGACACCTCGGCGTACGTGGCACCCTCGGTGCTGCTCGCCCCGCCCGGACGGTCCCGGCTGATGCACGCCGAGCCGTTCGGCCCGGTGGACACGATAGTGGTGGTCGACACCGAGGACGAGCTGCTGGCCGCGATGAACGCCTCCAACGGGGCACTGGTCGCGAGCCTCGCCTGCGACAACGAGGACGAGGCGGCCAAGCTCGCGGTGGACCTCCAGGCGTTCAAGGTCGGCATCAACAAGCCCCGCTCGCGCGGCGACCGGGACGAACCGTTCGGCGGGCGCGGCGCCTCCTGGAAGGGCGCGTTCGTCGGCGGCGACCTGCTCGTGCACGCGGTCACCCAGGGCGGCGGTTCGGACCAACGGCTCTACGGCAACTTCCCCGACTACAACAGCTACCCCGCCACCTGA
- a CDS encoding DUF6924 domain-containing protein yields MISLPQPDDLTTLILRVDFGDDGAWGEVIQATEAGGATCVSDVTYSNVTVRALIDADMAAADDHKLTYLFLADVITMVDKERPLLAVDLYTEPGRTFRVPPRWYADVSANLSIANMDFDEFADAADESGTYRGFDEVQQPHHDQRH; encoded by the coding sequence GTGATCTCCCTGCCTCAACCCGACGACCTGACAACGCTGATTCTGCGGGTCGACTTCGGCGACGACGGAGCATGGGGCGAAGTCATACAGGCCACCGAAGCGGGAGGTGCAACCTGTGTCAGTGACGTCACCTACTCCAACGTGACTGTCCGGGCTCTGATCGATGCGGACATGGCCGCGGCCGACGACCACAAGCTGACCTACCTCTTCCTCGCCGATGTCATCACGATGGTTGACAAAGAGCGTCCACTTCTCGCCGTCGACCTCTATACCGAACCCGGCCGTACGTTCCGCGTACCGCCTCGTTGGTATGCCGACGTTTCGGCCAACCTGAGCATCGCGAACATGGACTTCGACGAGTTTGCCGACGCGGCCGACGAGTCCGGCACCTATCGTGGCTTCGATGAGGTCCAACAGCCGCATCATGACCAGAGGCACTGA
- a CDS encoding iron chaperone, giving the protein MGASSDAKNKTSRDGFSEDERAAMKERSAELKKEATRGRGNKAAAEELDVLSKIAEMEPSDRALAERIHAIVTTNAPDLSPKLWYGQPAYARKGKVVCFFRSGHGDKEPYSTFSFTAEANLADASGLWPTSFAVTEVSNEVAKTITTLVKKAAS; this is encoded by the coding sequence ATGGGCGCGAGCAGCGATGCGAAGAACAAGACGAGCAGGGACGGCTTCTCCGAGGACGAACGCGCTGCGATGAAGGAACGCTCCGCGGAGCTGAAGAAGGAGGCGACCCGCGGTCGTGGCAACAAGGCTGCCGCCGAGGAACTCGACGTGCTCTCGAAGATCGCGGAAATGGAGCCGTCGGACCGGGCACTGGCCGAACGCATCCACGCCATCGTCACCACCAACGCCCCGGATCTGTCGCCGAAGCTGTGGTACGGACAGCCGGCCTACGCCAGAAAAGGCAAGGTCGTGTGCTTCTTCCGCAGCGGGCACGGGGACAAAGAACCCTACTCAACCTTCAGCTTCACCGCCGAAGCCAACCTCGCCGACGCCAGCGGCCTGTGGCCCACGTCCTTCGCCGTGACCGAGGTCAGCAACGAGGTCGCGAAGACCATCACCACCCTCGTCAAGAAGGCCGCGAGCTGA
- a CDS encoding NUDIX domain-containing protein: MHIVVCGALVENGAVLLVHRSPTRRAYPDLWDLPGGHVEAGESELQALAREMHEELGVHIAAESSSRLGDLRAGSGEDAVRVSVWHIRDWVGSPTNGAPEEHDDIAWVGISKLAGLPLVFGALPALLRALPEPDRPPRRDEARTTATPDGPRGDSDPAPP; encoded by the coding sequence ATGCATATCGTCGTCTGCGGTGCGCTGGTGGAGAACGGGGCGGTCCTGCTGGTACACCGCAGCCCGACCCGCCGGGCGTACCCGGATCTCTGGGACCTGCCCGGGGGGCACGTCGAAGCGGGTGAGTCGGAACTACAGGCCCTCGCGCGTGAGATGCACGAGGAGCTGGGAGTTCACATCGCGGCGGAGTCCTCGTCACGGTTGGGCGACCTGCGTGCCGGCAGTGGCGAGGACGCCGTCCGCGTGAGCGTCTGGCACATCCGAGACTGGGTCGGCTCGCCCACCAACGGTGCACCTGAGGAGCATGACGACATCGCATGGGTCGGGATCAGCAAGCTGGCCGGTCTTCCCCTCGTGTTCGGCGCCCTGCCGGCATTACTGCGTGCCCTGCCCGAGCCTGACCGGCCGCCTCGTCGCGACGAAGCACGGACAACCGCAACGCCGGACGGCCCGCGTGGCGACAGCGATCCCGCACCTCCGTGA
- a CDS encoding HAD family hydrolase, with protein sequence MINPIELVIFDCDGVLVDSERIAVRVHVAVGADLGWPLTEADVVERFVGRSSASIRELIAVRLGHDVAGTWAERFELAHRQEVDAGLTAVEGITDALDAISQPTCVASSGTHEKMRHTLGRTGLYRRFAGRIFSATEVARGKPAPDLFLHAAANMGVPPAACVVVEDSLYGAQAARAAGMRCLGYAGGLTPARRLEGSATVIFDDMRKLPALLDEV encoded by the coding sequence GTGATCAATCCGATCGAGCTTGTCATCTTCGACTGCGACGGAGTGCTGGTCGACAGCGAGCGCATCGCGGTCCGTGTCCATGTCGCGGTGGGCGCGGACCTGGGCTGGCCACTTACCGAGGCGGACGTGGTCGAGCGGTTCGTCGGCCGGTCCAGCGCGTCCATCCGGGAGCTGATCGCCGTCCGCCTCGGGCACGATGTGGCCGGGACCTGGGCGGAGCGGTTCGAGCTGGCGCACCGCCAGGAGGTGGACGCCGGACTGACCGCGGTCGAAGGGATCACCGACGCGCTCGACGCGATCAGCCAGCCGACATGCGTGGCCTCCAGTGGTACGCACGAGAAGATGCGGCACACCCTGGGTCGCACCGGACTGTATCGCCGCTTTGCGGGCCGTATCTTCAGCGCGACCGAGGTCGCCCGCGGCAAGCCCGCCCCCGACCTGTTCCTGCACGCGGCGGCGAACATGGGTGTCCCGCCTGCGGCGTGCGTCGTGGTCGAGGACAGCCTGTACGGCGCGCAAGCGGCCCGCGCCGCGGGCATGCGCTGCCTCGGCTACGCGGGCGGACTTACCCCCGCCCGTCGACTTGAGGGCTCCGCCACCGTGATCTTCGACGACATGCGCAAACTGCCGGCCCTGCTCGACGAGGTCTGA
- a CDS encoding serine hydrolase domain-containing protein yields MSPIPTPLLPETRRALVHRLATGQVAGRAPSVVAAVVRDGSPVWMDGWGTVDGRVPDGDLQYRIGSITKTFLAVLVLRLRDEGRLALSDPLAAHLPGTAAGQATVGALLAHTAGLMSEAPGPWWERTPGALRPDLADVLGSDPQVHPAGQRYHYSSPGYALLGALVQRVRGQAWGEVLRREVLEPLAMTRTTLLPVAPHATGWAVHPWADVLLAEPAVDTGLMAPAGQLWSTVTDLARFAAFLIDGDDRVLHPDTVAQMRTPASPPEATDWESGYGLGMQLLRRDGRLLAGHTGSMPGFVATVWVSPDDALGAVVMGNVTAGLSAGALAADLLQTVAEREPRIPAPWRPLPSVDPQLLDLAGPWYWGPAPYVLRPQAEGFLDLASLSGGRGTRLRPTDDGGWEGINGYFAGERLRVQRDAAGAVSHLDLGTFVFTRQPYDPAAPVPGGIDPAGWRAG; encoded by the coding sequence ATGTCACCGATCCCGACGCCGCTGCTGCCCGAAACCCGACGTGCGCTGGTCCACCGGCTGGCCACTGGTCAGGTAGCGGGTCGGGCGCCTTCGGTCGTCGCTGCCGTGGTGCGTGATGGCAGTCCGGTATGGATGGACGGGTGGGGAACGGTGGACGGAAGGGTGCCGGATGGCGACCTCCAATACCGGATCGGCTCGATCACCAAGACGTTCCTGGCGGTGCTGGTGCTGCGCCTGCGCGACGAGGGGCGACTCGCGCTTAGCGACCCACTGGCCGCGCATTTGCCCGGCACGGCGGCGGGCCAGGCCACGGTCGGTGCGTTGCTGGCGCACACCGCCGGGCTGATGTCTGAGGCGCCCGGCCCGTGGTGGGAACGGACCCCGGGAGCGCTGCGACCCGACCTGGCCGACGTGCTGGGCAGCGATCCGCAGGTGCATCCGGCCGGGCAGCGCTACCACTATTCCAGCCCTGGCTATGCGCTGCTTGGCGCGCTGGTGCAGCGGGTTCGGGGGCAGGCGTGGGGTGAGGTGCTGCGGCGCGAGGTGCTGGAGCCGCTCGCGATGACCCGCACCACCCTGCTGCCGGTCGCGCCGCATGCCACGGGCTGGGCGGTGCATCCCTGGGCCGATGTGCTCCTTGCGGAGCCCGCCGTGGACACCGGTCTGATGGCGCCTGCCGGGCAACTGTGGTCGACCGTGACGGATCTGGCCAGGTTCGCCGCGTTCCTCATCGACGGCGACGACCGGGTGTTGCATCCGGACACCGTCGCGCAGATGCGTACCCCGGCGAGCCCGCCGGAGGCGACGGACTGGGAGAGCGGCTACGGGCTCGGCATGCAGTTGCTGCGCCGCGACGGCCGGTTGTTGGCCGGGCACACCGGCTCGATGCCGGGCTTTGTCGCGACCGTTTGGGTCAGCCCCGATGACGCTCTGGGTGCGGTCGTTATGGGTAACGTGACCGCAGGCCTGTCCGCCGGTGCGCTCGCCGCCGATCTGCTACAGACGGTCGCCGAGCGGGAACCGCGGATCCCTGCGCCGTGGCGACCGCTGCCCTCAGTTGACCCACAGCTACTGGATCTCGCCGGTCCGTGGTACTGGGGGCCGGCTCCTTATGTGTTGCGCCCGCAGGCTGAGGGCTTCCTGGACTTGGCCTCGCTGTCCGGCGGGCGCGGCACCCGGCTACGCCCCACCGACGACGGCGGCTGGGAGGGGATCAACGGCTACTTCGCCGGCGAACGGCTGCGGGTGCAACGCGACGCGGCTGGTGCCGTCAGCCACCTCGATCTTGGCACCTTCGTCTTCACCCGGCAGCCCTACGACCCTGCGGCGCCAGTGCCCGGCGGTATCGACCCCGCCGGTTGGCGCGCCGGCTGA
- a CDS encoding endonuclease/exonuclease/phosphatase family protein: MRKTTHWSTRALGALAGAVVLVAALLSATPAAAAATVAFKAGTLNIYHGLSQADFVHDLNLIASKADLVGLNEVGNRKAFLENWAADNGWWLYAPGGTNQAGEALIAKKSIFDVLDKGSIFVCDTNGPGEVPPARYNNWVKYRHKASGRVVTHINAHAVASIENAGRPEDLPRTRCAEAQFQGLKELAVDKQGEGQVIVSGDLNVDFSADRTYGYAKFPWQVFEANELPNLRSNFNLYGEKGTGTHGNRHIDYVYFWKRLPAYQIMWMTGYDIVGGTRSDHDGVVAAFSIQN; the protein is encoded by the coding sequence ATGCGCAAGACGACACACTGGTCCACCCGCGCCCTGGGCGCCCTCGCGGGGGCGGTCGTGCTGGTGGCGGCCCTGCTGTCGGCCACTCCGGCGGCGGCCGCGGCGACCGTGGCCTTCAAGGCGGGGACGCTCAATATTTACCACGGACTGAGCCAGGCCGACTTCGTGCACGACCTGAACCTGATCGCGTCCAAGGCCGACCTCGTCGGTCTCAACGAGGTCGGCAACCGCAAGGCTTTCCTGGAGAACTGGGCCGCCGACAACGGCTGGTGGTTGTACGCACCGGGCGGGACCAACCAGGCCGGCGAGGCGCTGATCGCCAAGAAGAGCATTTTCGACGTACTCGACAAGGGCTCGATCTTCGTCTGTGACACCAACGGTCCGGGCGAGGTGCCGCCCGCCCGGTACAACAACTGGGTCAAGTACCGGCACAAGGCCAGTGGCCGCGTCGTGACCCACATCAACGCCCATGCGGTGGCCAGCATCGAAAACGCCGGTCGGCCGGAGGACCTGCCGCGTACCAGGTGCGCCGAGGCGCAGTTCCAGGGTCTCAAGGAACTGGCGGTCGACAAGCAGGGCGAGGGCCAGGTCATCGTCAGCGGTGACCTCAACGTCGACTTCAGCGCCGACCGGACCTACGGGTACGCGAAGTTCCCGTGGCAGGTCTTCGAAGCCAACGAGCTGCCGAACCTGCGTTCCAACTTCAACCTGTACGGAGAAAAGGGCACCGGTACGCACGGCAACCGGCACATCGACTACGTCTACTTCTGGAAGCGGCTGCCGGCGTACCAGATCATGTGGATGACCGGCTACGACATCGTCGGCGGCACCAGGTCCGACCACGACGGTGTCGTCGCGGCGTTTTCCATCCAGAACTGA
- a CDS encoding DUF1152 domain-containing protein, producing MNPAALPTDPGTFSLAVPPLFAALAPARSILIAGAGGGFDVYAGLPLALALWRGGVQVHLASLSFSELELINQDAWVTEHVAAVQPDTASPDWYFPERTLARWLAAQDLPSTVYAFPPLGVQTLREAYRHLVDQLDIDAVVLVDGGTDVLLRGDESDLGTPVEDITSLAAVAALDVPVKLVTSLGFGIDAYDGVNHVEVLENLAALDRDGGYLGALSIPGSSREAALYRDAVADALAATPDRPSIVQGQIAAATSGAFGDVRFTRRTGSGDLFVNPLMAIYFTVDLDKLAARCLYLDRIENTVGRRQVITRIQAFRDELPGARIPRAYPH from the coding sequence ATGAACCCTGCCGCGCTGCCGACCGATCCCGGTACGTTCTCGTTGGCCGTTCCGCCGCTGTTTGCCGCGCTGGCTCCGGCGCGGAGCATCCTCATCGCCGGGGCCGGCGGAGGGTTCGACGTGTACGCCGGCCTTCCGTTGGCCCTCGCGCTGTGGCGCGGCGGCGTACAGGTGCACCTGGCCAGCCTGTCCTTCTCCGAGCTCGAGTTGATCAACCAGGACGCGTGGGTGACGGAACACGTCGCGGCGGTACAACCGGACACCGCCAGCCCGGACTGGTACTTCCCCGAACGGACGCTCGCCCGGTGGCTTGCGGCTCAGGACCTGCCGTCGACCGTGTACGCCTTTCCGCCGCTGGGCGTGCAGACGTTACGGGAGGCGTACCGGCACCTGGTCGACCAGCTCGACATCGACGCGGTGGTGCTGGTCGACGGGGGCACCGATGTCCTGCTGCGCGGCGACGAGAGTGATCTCGGCACCCCGGTGGAGGACATCACCAGCCTGGCCGCCGTGGCCGCGCTGGACGTACCGGTCAAGCTGGTGACCAGTCTCGGCTTCGGCATCGACGCCTACGACGGCGTCAACCACGTCGAGGTGCTGGAGAACCTTGCCGCGCTCGACCGCGACGGGGGCTACCTCGGCGCCCTGTCCATCCCGGGTTCCAGCCGGGAGGCCGCGCTGTACCGCGACGCTGTCGCCGACGCCCTGGCCGCCACCCCGGACCGGCCGAGCATCGTCCAGGGACAGATCGCCGCCGCCACCAGCGGGGCGTTCGGAGACGTCCGGTTCACCCGGCGCACCGGCAGCGGCGACCTGTTCGTCAACCCGCTGATGGCGATCTACTTCACCGTCGACCTCGACAAACTCGCCGCCCGATGCCTGTACCTCGACCGGATCGAGAACACCGTCGGCAGGCGACAGGTCATCACGCGCATCCAGGCGTTCCGCGACGAACTCCCCGGCGCACGCATCCCCCGCGCGTATCCTCACTGA